The sequence TGCTCAAGTACAATTAATAACACAACTACAACAATTACTCTCACTATCCCAAAAACCAGtcagtaaaaaaaaactaattaataattaaaaaacaatttaaaaaaaaaataatcttcaCCATCGAAAAGGACAGGCAACAAGAGGATGGGACACttggtagagagagaaagaaaaaggatatagagagagaaagagaaaggttaggaatgaaattttttaatcaaactttattatatatataataataataataattatattataattattattaattaatactaATAAGGCTTAAGCATAAACTGAGCCATAAGATAGAGCCATCAATAACACAGCCGCTTGTTCCTCTTCTCCCAACTTCTTTCTTTGCCTCTCGACCGTTGATCTTTGCATCAAAACTTCTCTTCCCAAAGCTAATAATCTTTGTTTAAGCCCATCGCCGAGcttgttgttgttattattactacCACCGCCGCCGCCGCCATTGTTATTGCTTGCTCTTTTTGCCTTTCGATCATCTGAGCTTCCTTTATTTAAACCCAAAATAGCTCTTCTTTTCTTCCTGCTTCTGATCCCACAAGCATTACATAACGACTGAAACAGTAAACAGAGATCGAAAGTTTAGATTGATCATATgaaacaaaatgaaaaaaaggGTTTGATCTGTGGATCAAAAAGGGAAAAACTGACCTTAGGCCCGGCTGGACCGCCTCTCCAAAGTGGGGTTTTGGTGGTACCACAATCAGCACAGGTTTTCTTATGGCTTTCTTCTGATGAAACCCCACTTGGGTTTTTGCTACTCATGTCTTCCGAATCCGATCGCTGtaataaaacaaaagaaaaccGATCCGATCAGTAAGTTTGGAATCGTAACCTATCAGTAagctattttaaaaattaaataaatatatatattgaaatatgACCGTTTGATCATCACTGACCTTGTCAGTCTGATccaacattttttttatcaactaTTTCGAAGATCTGAGATCAACCCAGTTGAGATAAAGACAAGAACAGTAAAGGGTATTTAAAAGATTGAAAGAAAAACGAATGATTTACGAATAAAAGGGTCAAAACAGAGCAATCAGAGAAGTAGTGAAAGAGATTGAAATAGATCTATTTGATTTCGATCGAATGATCAACATTTGAGGTGGAAAGAGATCAGACTCAAAAGACTACTCTACTGATATAGAAGAGCAGAGGTAAGTGTGATTGAAAATAGAGAAAAGCTATCTGGTTTGAGCAGCAATGGAGGAAAGGTATTTGAATAAGAGGTGGGAATGAGAGAAAGATTTGAATGGAAAAGGAGGGGTGTGATTATACTGAGCTGCGCGgcagaagagagaaagagaaagagagagagaaaatgatGAGAGGGAATCTAAACCGACATACACAACAACACCAGCCGCACCATATCTGAAAATACTCtccttatataaaaaaaaataatggtaCACTCGAAACCCTAGCCCCTTCTGAAATTTTGTGAAATGTCAATAGTACCCTTCTCTAAGAGGGAAATTAACTTTTTGGTCTTGTGTGTTGTGTTGTGTATAAGTATAACAATCTCAACCCCGCCAaagagttttttctttttgggaTGAAATAATACAAAAAGGGCGCCATTTGTTGTTGGTcattcattatttttattattatattttagatttatttatttatgaatgaATTAATGAAAGTAAAGTAAGTGAGAGATGGTGAGTGTGTGTGGTGTGGGAATTGGAAGAGGATGGATATGGAGAGAGTGTGTAGGTTAAAGATTTTGGGTCCTATTTTTGTGAGTAGTCAAGGGAGAGAGAGGGTATTGTGTCATTGTGAAATGCACCGTTTCATAGGTCAAACCCAATATCGTGAGTTATTTGCTATGTTAGCTCTTCAATGTTTCACATTGGCGGCAAACTAAAttgattttaataatttgaaaaaaaaaaaaaaagaacactcTATTTAGTTTAGCTTTGTATGTTGTGGTCT is a genomic window of Cannabis sativa cultivar Pink pepper isolate KNU-18-1 chromosome 9, ASM2916894v1, whole genome shotgun sequence containing:
- the LOC115723189 gene encoding GATA transcription factor 16, whose product is MLDQTDKRSDSEDMSSKNPSGVSSEESHKKTCADCGTTKTPLWRGGPAGPKSLCNACGIRSRKKRRAILGLNKGSSDDRKAKRASNNNGGGGGGSNNNNNKLGDGLKQRLLALGREVLMQRSTVERQRKKLGEEEQAAVLLMALSYGSVYA